One segment of Strix aluco isolate bStrAlu1 chromosome 4, bStrAlu1.hap1, whole genome shotgun sequence DNA contains the following:
- the FLRT2 gene encoding leucine-rich repeat transmembrane protein FLRT2, translating into MGSWTRMWPTDWAVLMKSWLIFSLGLYMQVSKTLACPKVCRCDRNFVYCNERSLTSVPLGIPEGVTVLYLHNNQINNAGFPAELHNVQSVHTVYLYGNQLDEFPMNLPKNVRVLHLQENNIQTISRAALAQLLKLEELHLDDNSISTVGVEDGAFREAISLKLLFLSKNHLSSVPVGLPVDLQELRVDENRIAVISDLAFQNLTSLERLIVDGNLLTNKGIAEGTFSHLSKLKEFSIVRNSLTYPPPDLPGTHLLRLYLQDNQITHIPLTAFSNLHKLERLDISNNQLRMLVKGVFDNLHNLRQLTVRNNPWLCDCSIKWVTEWLKFIPASINVRGFMCQGPEQVRGMAVRELNMNMLSCPTTTPGLPLIITPVPATAMPTTLVPISSVPPPSSRYNPLTPTIASLPTVPVREDRERVTPPISERIQLSIHFVNDTCIQVNWMSLFTVMAYKLTWVKMGRSLVGGIVQERIVSGEKQHLNLVNLEPKSTYRICLVPLDTYNNYRTGEDTVCSEATTKASFLSNGSNIPSSHEQTTSQNLGSPFLLAGLIGGAVIFVLVVLLSIFCWHMHKKGRYTSQKWKYNRGRRKDDYCEAGTKKDNSILEMTETSFQIVSLNNDQLLKGDFRLQPIYTPNGGINYTDCHIPNNMRYCNSNVSDLEHCHT; encoded by the coding sequence ATGGGTTCGTGGACAAGAATGTGGCCCACAGATTGGGCTGTTCTCATGAAATCATGGCTTATCTTTTCCCTGGGGCTTTACATGCAGGTCTCCAAAACTTTGGCCTGCCCAAAAGTGTGCCGCTGTGATCGAAACTTTGTCTACTGTAATGAGCGAAGCTTGACCTCAGTGCCTCTTGGGATACCAGAGGGTGTAACCGTCCTCTACCTCCATAATAACCAAATTAATAATGCTGGATTTCCTGCAGAGTTGCACAACGTCCAGTCTGTGCACACAGTCTACCTGTATGGCAACCAATTGGATGAATTCCCCATGAACCTGCCCAAGAATGTCAGGGTTCTCCACCTGCAGGAAAACAACATTCAGACCATTTCTCGAGCTGCCCTTGCTCAGCTTTTGAAGCTGGAAGAGCTGCACCTGGATGACAACTCCATCTCCACTGTTGGTGTTGAGGATGGGGCATTCCGGGAAGCCATCAGCCTCAAGCTTCTGTTCTTGTCCAAGAATCACTTAAGCAGTGTACCAGTAGGCCTTCCAGTGGACTTACAAGAACTTCGAGTAGACGAAAACCGAATTGCTGTCATTTCAGACCTGGCCTTCCAGAATCTTACAAGTCTTGAGCGTCTGATTGTGGATGGCAATCTGCTTACTAATAAAGGCATAGCTGAAGGCACCTTCAGCCACCTCTCCAAGCTCAAGGAATTCTCAATAGTGAGGAATTCACTGACCTACCCTCCTCCTGATCTTCCAGGTACACATCTGCTAAGGCTCTACTTGCAGGACAACCAGATAACCCATATACCACTTACAGCCTTTTCAAACCTCCACAAGCTGGAACGTCTTGATATTTCCAACAATCAACTCCGGATGTTGGTAAAGGGGGTATTTGATAATCTCCACAACCTGAGGCAACTCACTGTAAGGAATAATCCCTGGTTGTGTGACTGCAGTATTAAGTGGGTAACTGAATGGCTCAAATTTATTCCTGCTTCCATCAATGTACGGGGTTTTATGTGCCAGGGACCAGAGCAGGTCCGAGGTATGGCAGTCAGGGAGCTCAATATGAATATGTTATCATGCCCCACCACCACTCCTGGTCTGCCACTTATCATCACCCCAGTCCCAGCTACAGCCATGCCAACTACATTAGTTCCCATCTCATCAGTTCCTCCCCCAAGTAGCAGATATAATCCTCTCACTCCCACCATAGCCTCACTCCCCACTGTGCCTGTCAGGGAGGACAGAGAAAGGGTGACACCTCCTATATCTGAACGGATTCAACTCTCCATCCATTTTGTGAATGACACTTGCATCCAAGTTAACTGGATGTCTCTTTTTACCGTGATGGCATATAAACTCACATGGGTTAAAATGGGCCGTAGTCTGGTAGGAGGAATTGTTCAGGAACGAATAGTTAGTGGTGAGAAGCAACACTTAAATTTGGTAAATCTGGAGCCCAAATCCACCTATCGGATTTGTTTAGTTCCACTGGATACTTACAACAATTACCGAACTGGAGAAGACACTGTCTGTTCAGAAGCTACAACCAAGGCTTCCTTTTTGAGCAATGGCAGCAACATCCCCTCCAGCCACGAGCAGACAACTTCTCAGAACCTGGGTTCCCCATTTCTGCTGGCAGGGTTAATTGGGGGTGCAGTGATATTTGTCCTTGTGGTCCTGCTCAGCATTTTTTGCTGGCACATGCACAAAAAAGGGCGTTACACCTCCCAGAAGTGGAAATATAACCGGGGCCGTCGGAAAGACGACTACTGCGAGGCAGGGACCAAGAAGGACAACTCCATCCTGGAGATGACGGAAACCAGCTTCCAGATTGTCTCCTTAAATAATGATCAGCTCCTTAAAGGAGATTTTAGACTGCAGCCCATTTATACCCCAAATGGGGGCATTAACTACACAGACTGCCACATCCCCAACAACATGCGATACTGCAACAGCAATGTCTCAGACCTGGAGCACTGTCATACGTGA